One Purpureocillium takamizusanense chromosome 1, complete sequence genomic window carries:
- a CDS encoding uncharacterized protein (TransMembrane:1 (i189-213o)~EggNog:ENOG503P9FU) yields the protein MTSYSHDDAEKQYRNYISPVSALSPPYSNPFREHQQAQSPPPPHLPQPPQDRHGQAPEVHYAAQSPVTHVSNLEQEYKRQYLERRAAEHPAVPNDDTAKEVMPFDETAKVVVPLEMQQHGQYPQTATSTHYSGPWGDGSTTVDDGHSEYRDKRQASTAAGASLPPPPASEKGLGDGDGKKKILGMSRKGFLILLAVLLIIVAAAVGGGVGGAVASTKSKSDNGGAAPAATSTTASTSTTPTSTSASSSSAPTPTHTPPPIFLNNMTAPGSGFAFQGFARDNFSGAYTDIVTKEKGTDFEFDLHSYVWRPRLSSCCLTFCNNATSQGMVGYWCNERNQTSASSSFSRIFVWCGNDHSEGNAKCV from the exons ATGACGAGCTacagccacgacgacgccgagaagcagTACCGCAACTACATCAGCCCCGTCTCGGCCCTCAGCCCGCCGTATAGCAATCCGTTTCGCGAGCACCAACAggcgcagtcgccgccgccgccgcacctgcCGCAACCCCCGCAAGATCGTCATGGACAGGCGCCCGAGGTGCACTACGCGGCGCAGTCGCCCGTGACGCACGTCTCGAACCTGGAGCAAGAGTACAAGCGGCAGTAcctggagcggcgggcggcggagcatCCCGCGGtgcccaacgacgacacggccaagGAGGTGATGCCGTTTgacgagacggccaaggtggtggtgcccctggagatgcagcagcacgggcagtacccgcagacggcgacgagcacgcaCTACTCGGGGCCCTGGGGGGacgggtcgacgacggtggaTGACGGGCACTCGGAGTATCGTGACAAGCGgcaggcgtcgacggcggcgggcgcctcgctgccgccgccgcctgcgtcggAGAAGGGccttggtgacggcgacggcaagaagaagattCTGGGGATGAGCCGCAAGGGGTTTCTGATCCTGCTGGCCGTGTTGCTCAtcatcgtggcggcggcggtgggaggcggcgtgggaggGGCGGTGGCATCGACAAAGTCCAAGTCGGACAatggaggagcagctccggcagcgacgagcacgacagCGAG CACATCCACGACGCCCACGTcaacgtcggcctcgtcgtcgagcgcgccgacgccgacgcacacgccgccgcccatcttcCTCAACaacatgacggcgccgggctcgggATTCGCGTTCCAGGGCTTCGCGCGGGACAACTTCTCGGGGGCGTACACGGACATTGTGACCAAGGAAAAGGGCACCGACTTTGAGTTTGACCTCCACAGCTACgtgtggcggccgcggctgtcGTCGTGCTGCCTGACGTTTTGCAACAACGCGACGAGCCAGGGCATGGTGGGCTACTGGTGCAACGAGCGGAACcagacgtcggcgtcgtcgtcgttttcgCGCATTTTCGTGTGGTGCGGCAACGACCACAGCGAGGGGAATGCAAAGTGCGTGTGA
- a CDS encoding uncharacterized protein (COG:S~EggNog:ENOG503P1GT), giving the protein MGDNLTIFVSTARRSRWGCQACRNRRKKCDEERPSCQACIDRRVPCVYSVPKSQRRSTSAYVPLRQACSRRPVIDDDPGAAAIINATNHPSVILPATPTPTTKTLNASGGSGSSSSGFVAHFHSIVAGLISFAPCGAQNPFFAHVLPLASVSTLVRTAVEAVAAAHLHGLGVAPRLRAQSLQLDTLRQLAAGCVRRGGGEIGADAREQLVTASLLLIYYEVVLGSSVRAARCHLRGAKAILDTDPSLLGHSQGHGGVQQQQHQQPSARMRFLCKVFLYFDVMIALSLREAPLGLRLASPIDAGGVVDETFGLTGSLWPMMQRLAELLARRHQGECVSREAEVLEHELQSWSIESAAPNEPPSSSSSPSSLSTTTTAAAAASSSSSPVSLASPPPLPHPTPTGVDAEAMVQIAQTYKYSSLLTLYSSTLLDGGCAIASGAAQSSSPPPSLVQQETYRRALDSLLRVCVLSGTMSTLTWPLYTVALQARSASDRTLVEQMFARLQQRQHMRVVDDARRSAAKHWGRAGQLVVDDDTTVAAALQEAGGDAAILLG; this is encoded by the exons ATGGGCGACAACTTGACGATATTCGTATCGACTGCGCGCCGCTCAAGATGGGGCTGCCAGGCCTG CCGCAACCGCCGCAAGAAATGCGACGAGGAGCGTCCCTCGTGCCAGGCCTGCATCGACCGCCGGGTGCCCTGCGTGTACAGCGTCCCCAAGTCGCAGCGTCGCTCG ACGTCCGCATACGTCCCACTGCGACAGGCGTGTAGCCGTCGCCCCGtgatcgacgacgacccgggcgccgccgccatcatcaacgcGACGAACCATCCGAGCGTCATCCTCCCCGCGACACCGACGCCAACGACCAAGACGCTCAACGCTAGCGGTGgcagtggtagtagtagtagcggcttcgtcgcgcaCTTCCACTCCATCGTCGCGGGCCTCATCTCCTTTGCCCCGTGCGGCGCGCAGAACCCCTTCTTCGCGCACGTCCTGCCGCTCGCCTCGGTGTCGACGCTCGtccgcaccgccgtcgaggccgtcgccgccgcccatctccatggcctgggcgtcgcccCGCGACTGCGCGCCCAGTCGCTTCAGCTTGATACGCTgcgccagctggccgccggctgcgtgcgccgcggcgggggcgagATTGGTGCGGACGCGCGGGAGCAGCTCGTCACGGCGAGCCTGCTGCTCATCTACTACGAG GTCGTCCTGGGCAGCTCGGTCCGCGCCGCACGCTGCCATCTTCGCGGGGCCAAAGCCATCCTCGACACGGATCCGTCCCTACTAGGCCACAGCCAAGGTCACGGCGGcgtacagcagcagcagcatcagcagcccAGTGCGCGGATGCGCTTCCTATGCAAGGTCTTTCTCTACTTTGACGTCATGATCGCGCTGTCGCTGcgcgaggcgccgctgggccTGCGCCTTGCCTCCCCCatcgacgcgggcggcgttgtcgaCGAGACGTTTGGCCTGACGGGGAGCCTCTGGCCCATGATGCAGCGGCTGGCGGAGCTcctggcgcggcgccatcaGGGCGAGTGCGTctcgcgcgaggccgaggtgctggAGCATGAGCTGCAGTCGTGGTCCATCGAGAGCGCCGCCCCTAATGagccgccgtcatcgtcatcatcaccatcatcattatcaacaacaacaacggcagcagcagcagcatcatcatcatcatctccagTGTCTTtagcgtcgccgccgccgctgccgcacccAACACCCACCGGCGtagacgccgaggccatggtcCAGATCGCTCAAACATACAAGTACAGCTCCCTGCTGACGCTCTactcgtcgacgctgctcgacggcggctgcgctATTGcgtccggcgccgcccagtcctcctccccgccgccatccctcGTGCAACAAGAGACGTACCGCCGCGCCCTGGACAGCCTGCtgcgcgtgtgcgtgctCTCGGGCACCATGTCGACGCTGACCTGGCCGCTGTATACGgtcgcgctgcaggcgcgcTCCGCGTCGGACCGGACGCTCGTCGAGCAGATGTTTGcgcgcctgcagcagcggcagcacatgagggtcgtcgacgatgcgagGCGGAGCGCCGCGAAGCActggggccgggccgggcagctcgtcgtcgacgacgacacgactgtggcagcagcactccaggaagcgggcggcgatgcggcgatTCTGCTTGGTTGA
- a CDS encoding Phytanoyl-CoA dioxygenase (COG:S~EggNog:ENOG503P0M4): MATVTMTVESPPVAVGSNQGKIASQHLGWLRPTARDTPLEEMRERLRQDGYLFVKNLIPRKDVLRVRKDYFQRYAPTGILEPGSDPEAGVFNGGEAASAHGGIGAGELPPTDLQVQTMTDAHKTPEYLAFLEHADLRGFVRALMGWDREVLLRRTMLRHNVPGGLSTAVHYDKLFLRGGEAYFLTAWVPIGDISQTGGGLMYLSDSTSLGRSIEDDFTQRAAQLTPEERVSAFNVNMEKYGQLSQNAAEFGDAHRIHRVHRRHEDDDGSGSGDLRRWLVADYEAGDVVFHDPYMIHTSTRNEDAARRIRLSTDLRFYREGSDLDARWMKFWTPGDGL; encoded by the exons ATGGCTACCGTCACCATGACCGTCGAgagcccgcccgtcgcggtGGGATCCAACCAGGGCAAGATTGCGTCCCAGCAcctgggctggctgcgccCAACTGCGAGAGACACGCCGCTAGAGGAGATGAGAGAGAGGCTGCGGCAAGACGGCTACCTCTTTGTCAAGAACCTGATTCCCCGCAAGGACGTTCTCCGCGTGCGAAAAGA CTACTTCCAGCGCTATGCCCCGACAGGCATCCTCGAGCCCGGCTCCGACcccgaggcgggcgtcttcaacggcggcgaggcggcgtcggcgcacGGGGGcatcggcgcgggcgagctgccgccgacggaccTGCAGGTGCAGACCATGACGGACGCGCACAAGACGCCCGAGTACCTGGCCTTCCTCGAGCACGCCGACCTGCGCGGCTTCGTGCGTGCGCTCATGGGCTGGGACcgcgaggtgctgctgcggcgcacCATGCTGCGGCACAACGTCCCCGGCGGGCTGAGCACGGCGGTGCACTACGACAAGCTGTTTTTGCGCGGGGGGGAGGCGTATTTTCTGACGGCCTGGGTGCCTATAG GCGACATCTCGCagacaggcggcgggctcatGTACCTCTCCGACTCGACCTCGCTCGGCCGCTCCATCGAAGACGACTTCACGCAacgcgcggcgcagctcacgcccgaggagcgcgTCAGCGCCTTCAACGTCAACATGGAAAAGTACGGGCAGCTGTCGCAGAACGCGGCCGAGTTTGGAGACGCGCATCGGATCCACCgcgtccaccgccgccacgaagacgatgacggcagcggcagcggtgatctgcggcgctggctggtggCCGACTACGAagcgggcgacgtcgtgtTCCACGACCCCTACATGATCCACACGAGCACGAGGaacgaggacgcggcgcggcgcatcaGGCTGAGCACGGACCTGCGCTTCTATCGCGAGGGTAGCGACCTGGATGCGCGGTGGATGAAGTTTTGGACACCTGGTGACGGGCTGTGA
- a CDS encoding uncharacterized protein (TransMembrane:11 (o68-86i93-114o120-141i162-180o186-205i275-297o309-331i343-364o376-401i413-438o444-462i)~COG:P~EggNog:ENOG503NUJH), whose translation MEDPSTLPETHCGTSRYFKRCAILAAFGGTFFGQVDCAFDQSVVANAFALPQFTEYFDSPDANQQGNIVILFIVGGMVGAFLAGCFSDRLGRLTVMGTGVCVFTVGATLLVAAVNVPMLYVGRLVSGVGCGAVANNTPLYLSEISPAHRRGRYTSLSNVMEDLGFALIAWVSYAFSYVAGQASWRLIFACQYVGSVVLMYGVCVLPSSPRWLALKDRGEECLSTLAKLHADGDESDPLVRFEAAQIHDTVQEENALASKSSWLELLRPGPNLRRFALALVLPGIQQFTGINAITYYAPAIFESAGIKDFHSQILLNAGNTTLGTIVSLTALYTLDRFGRRRVLLAGISAMTGLWLMIGLLLRYYPATATTAAVPHGFIVLFIWLFYSVYVASWGPCGWWVPMEVLPTNLRAKGAAVSVALTFLYNLCVSKTTPLLFVAIEYRTYFYYAGLCAFSTLITLFFLPETQGLTLEELDELFLTAPYIVWFGKYRVNTTAIIEKRAEYRNMEGEKTEGASHVETAETVG comes from the exons ATGGAGGATCCATCGACGCTCCCCGAGACGCATTGTGGCACCAGCCGATACTTTAAGCGATgtgccatcctcgccgcctttggcGGTACCTTTTTCGGGCAAGTCGACTGCGC CTTCGACCAGTCGGTCGTGGCCAACGCCTTTGCCCTCCCGCAGTTTACCGAGTACTTT GACAGCCCGGACGCAAACCAACAGGGCAAcatcgtcatcctcttcatcgtcggcggcatggtCGGGGCCTTCCTGGCGGGCTGCTTCTccgaccgcctcggccggctgACCGTCATGGGCACGGGCGTGTGCGTCTTCACCGTCGGCGCGAcgctgctcgtggccgccgtcaacgtccCCATGCTCTACGTCGGGCGCCTCGTCTCGGgcgtcggctgcggcgccgtcgccaacaacACGCCCCTCTACCTGAGCGAgatctcgcccgcccaccgccgcggccgctaCACCAGCCTGTCCAACGTCATGGAGGATCTGGGcttcgccctcatcgcctgGGTCTCCTATGCCTTTAGCTACGTCGCCGGGCAGGCGTCGTGGCGCCTCATCTTCGCCTGCCAGTACGTCGGCTCCGTCGTCCTCATGTACGGCGTGTGCGTgctgccgagctcgccgcgctggctggccctCAAGGACCGCGGCGAGGAGTGCCTCAGCACGCTGGCGAAACTACACG cggacggcgacgagtcggATCCCCTCGTCCGCTTCGAGGCCGCCCAGATTCACGACACGGTGCAAGAGGAAAACGCCTTGGCCAGTAAAAGCAGCTGGCTGGAGCTGCTTCGCCCCGGGCCAAACCTCAGAAGGTTTGCTCTGGCACTGGTGCTGCCCGGAATACAGCAGTTTACGGGGATCAACGCCATCACGTACT ACGCCCCTGCCATCTTTGAGAGCGCCGGTATCAAAGACTTTCACTCGCAGATTCTCCTCAACGCCGGCAACACCACCctgg GAACGATTGTATCCCTAACGGCGCTGTACACGCTCGATCGgttcggccgccggcgcgtcctgctggctggcatctcggccatgacgggccTCTGGCTCATGatcggcctgctgctgcggtactaccccgcgacggcgacgacggccgccgtgccgcacGGCTTCATCGTGCTCTTCATCTGGCTCTTCTACAGCGTCTACGTCGCCAGCTGGGGGCCCTGCGGGTGGTGGGTGCCGATGGAGGTGCTGCCGACTAACCTGCGCGCCAAGGGGGCGGCCGTGTCGGTGGCGCTGACCTTTTTGTACAACCTGTGCGTGTccaagacgacgccgctgctgttTGTGGCGATAGAGTACCGCACCTACTTTTACTATGCCG GCCTCTGTGCGTTTAGCACGCTCATCACACTCTTCTTCCTACCCGAGACGCAGGGCctgacgctcgaggagctggacgagctgtTCCTTACCGCCCCATATATCGTCTGGTTTGGCAAGTACAGGGTCAACACGACGGCCATTATCGAGAAGCGGGCGGAGTACAGGAACATGGAGGGAGAGAAGACGGAGGGCGCGAGCCacgtcgagacggccgaAACTGTTGGATGA
- the CHI2_1 gene encoding Chitinase (EggNog:ENOG503NVBP~SECRETED:SignalP(1-20~SECRETED:cutsite=ALA-AP~SECRETED:prob=0.8650)~CAZy:GH18~COG:G) produces the protein MLFAASSLACLGLMATSALAAPFKPAAAITSTRRGAYGGEAQNVLYWGQNGGGTTENEDLAAYCTKAAGVDIVVLSFIYQYGKGQLLPGGAIGQSCTITAGKGQGCDALARAIDTCKSNGVKVILSLGGATGSYSLSSQQEAEAIGQNLWDAYGNSQGSNSSSYPSSSSAASPRPFGKTFVDGFDFDIESNSGNQYYEFMIAKLRSNFASDPSHAYYITGAPQCPTPEPNMNQIITKAQFDYLFVQFYNNPGCSVDGEINWDAWKSNIASGPSAKAKLFLGVPASPLGATGTQNGAKYYLEPAKLAALANKLKADGVFGGIMMWAAGFSDANVNNGCTYAQAAKRILTTGSPC, from the coding sequence ATGCTCTTTGCCGCTTCTTCCCTCGCCTGCCTCGGCCTcatggccacctcggcccTGGCAGCCCCCttcaagcccgccgccgccatcacatCAACCCGCCGCGGTGCTtatggcggcgaggcccaaAACGTCCTCTACTGGGGCcaaaacggcggcggcaccaccgaaaacgaggacctggccgcgTACTGCACCAAGGCGGCCGGCGTagacatcgtcgtcctctccTTCATCTACCAGTACGGCAAGGGCCAGCtgctccccggcggcgccatcggccagTCGtgcaccatcaccgccggcaagggccagggctgcgacgccctcgcccgcgccatcgacACGTGCAAGTCcaacggcgtcaaggtcatcctctccctcggcggcgccacgggctcctactcgctctcctcccagcaggaggccgaggccatcggTCAGAACCTGTGGGACGCCTACGGCAACAGCCAGGGCTCAAACTCGTCCTCGTAcccttcgtcctcctcggctgcctcgccgcggcccttTGGCAAGACGTTTGTCGACGGCTTCGACTTTGACATTGAGAGCAACAGCGGCAACCAGTACTACGAGTTCATGATCGCCAAGCTGCGCTCCAACTTCGCCTCCGACCCCTCCCACGCCTACTACATCACCGGCGCGCCCCAGTGCCCGACCCCGGAGCCCAACATGAACCAGATCATCACCAAGGCCCAGTTCGACTACCTCTTCGTCCAGTTCTACAACAACCCGGGCTgctccgtcgacggcgagatcAACTGGGACGCCTGGAAGTCCAACATCGCCAGCGGGCCGTCCGCAAAAGCCAagctcttcctcggcgtcccggcctcgcccctcggcgccaccggcaccCAGAACGGCGCAAAGTACTACCTCGAGCCCGCCAagctggccgccctcgccaacaagctcaaggccgacggcgtctttggcggcatcATGATGTGGGCCGCCGGCTTCTCCGACGCAAACGTCAACAACGGCTGCACCTACGCCCAGGCCGCGAAGCGCATCTTGACGACTGGCTCGCCGTGCTAA